In Oryza sativa Japonica Group chromosome 11, ASM3414082v1, the following are encoded in one genomic region:
- the LOC4350378 gene encoding protein PEP-RELATED DEVELOPMENT ARRESTED 1 homolog, chloroplastic isoform 2 (isoform 2 is encoded by transcript variant 2), whose protein sequence is MAILPLSISHSLTSALSATSSGIGRPVARLLHPRVPSRPTVICLAAPPKVPVPIASPASLGDDPSKWDPAECDALLRGGEQVASVLQEMLKLMEDMEMDGSFESLAVELIAQGVIGKRVDEMESGFLMALDYMIQLAEKDSDNERKSLLEVVKQTVLDHLTKKCPPHVQVVGLLCQTEKKDSRHELLRRVAAGGGVFKNDKGLKCQIPGANLNDIANQADDLLESMESRPTIPDRKLLARLVIVREEARNMMGGGLLDERNDRGFTTLPEAEVNFLSKLVALKPGKALERMIKDVMQGKAEGADNIENANAGPDSKLNHLTGISGRGSVTGLKPRPVRPGMFLETVSKVLGGIYANNTSGITAQHLEWVHQTTLKILQEMAF, encoded by the exons ATGGCGATTCTGCCCCTCTCGATTTCCCACTCTCTTACCTCCGCCTtgtccgccacctcctccggcaTCGGCAGGCCAGTTGcccgcctcctccacccgcgGGTCCCCTCCCGTCCCACCGTCAtctgcctcgccgcgccgcccaagGTACCCGTCCCCATCGCCTCACCGGCTTCACTAGGGGACGACCCTTCCAAATGGGACCCGGCCGAGTGCGACGCCCttctccgcggcggcgagcaggtcGCCTCCGTGCTCCAGGAGATGCTCAAGCTG ATGGAAGACATGGAGATGGATGGCTCGTTTGAATCATTGGCTGTGGAGTTGATCGCTCAAGGAGTCATTGGGAAAAGAGTTGATGAGATGGAATCTGGCTTTCTAATGGCACTTGATTACATGATACAGCTTGCTGAGAAGGATAGTGACAATGAG CGTAAATCTCTCCTTGAGGTAGTCAAGCAGACAGTGCTGGATCATCTCACAAAAAAATGCCCTCCACAT GTTCAAGTGGTTGGACTTCTTTGCCAGACTGAAAAGAAGGATAGCAGACATGAATTACTGCGTCGTGTAGCTGCTGGTGGAGGTGTGTTTAAAAATGATAAAGGCCTTAAGTGCCAGATTCCAGGGGCCAATCTTAATGATATTGCAAACCAGGCAGATGATCTCTTGGAG TCAATGGAATCAAGGCCCACAATTCCTGATCGAAAACTTCTCGCTAGACTAGTTATCGTAAGAGAGGAGGCTCGAAATATGATGGGAGGTGGCCTGTTAGATGAAAGAAATGACCGTGGTTTCACAACGCTTCCTGAGGCAGAG GTGAACTTCTTGAGCAAGCTGGTTGCTCTCAAACCTGGGAAAGCATTGGAGAGGATGATCAAGGATGTTATGCAGGGCAAGGCAGAAGGTGCTGATAACATTGAAAATGCAAATGCTGGACCAGATTCTAAGCTTAATCATCTAACTGGGATATCTGGAAGG GGAAGTGTGACAGGCCTCAAGCCACGGCCAGTCCGTCCAGGAATGTTCCTTGAGACGGTTTCTAAG GTTCTAGGTGGTATATATGCAAACAACACATCTGGCATTACAGCACAACATCTAGAATGG GTACATCAAACAACACTGAAGATTCTTCAGGAAATGGCCTTCTAA
- the LOC4350378 gene encoding protein PEP-RELATED DEVELOPMENT ARRESTED 1 homolog, chloroplastic isoform 1 (isoform 1 is encoded by transcript variant 1) yields MAILPLSISHSLTSALSATSSGIGRPVARLLHPRVPSRPTVICLAAPPKVPVPIASPASLGDDPSKWDPAECDALLRGGEQVASVLQEMLKLMEDMEMDGSFESLAVELIAQGVIGKRVDEMESGFLMALDYMIQLAEKDSDNERKSLLEVVKQTVLDHLTKKCPPHVQVVGLLCQTEKKDSRHELLRRVAAGGGVFKNDKGLKCQIPGANLNDIANQADDLLESMESRPTIPDRKLLARLVIVREEARNMMGGGLLDERNDRGFTTLPEAEVNFLSKLVALKPGKALERMIKDVMQGKAEGADNIENANAGPDSKLNHLTGISGRGSVTGLKPRPVRPGMFLETVSKVVYMQTTHLALQHNI; encoded by the exons ATGGCGATTCTGCCCCTCTCGATTTCCCACTCTCTTACCTCCGCCTtgtccgccacctcctccggcaTCGGCAGGCCAGTTGcccgcctcctccacccgcgGGTCCCCTCCCGTCCCACCGTCAtctgcctcgccgcgccgcccaagGTACCCGTCCCCATCGCCTCACCGGCTTCACTAGGGGACGACCCTTCCAAATGGGACCCGGCCGAGTGCGACGCCCttctccgcggcggcgagcaggtcGCCTCCGTGCTCCAGGAGATGCTCAAGCTG ATGGAAGACATGGAGATGGATGGCTCGTTTGAATCATTGGCTGTGGAGTTGATCGCTCAAGGAGTCATTGGGAAAAGAGTTGATGAGATGGAATCTGGCTTTCTAATGGCACTTGATTACATGATACAGCTTGCTGAGAAGGATAGTGACAATGAG CGTAAATCTCTCCTTGAGGTAGTCAAGCAGACAGTGCTGGATCATCTCACAAAAAAATGCCCTCCACAT GTTCAAGTGGTTGGACTTCTTTGCCAGACTGAAAAGAAGGATAGCAGACATGAATTACTGCGTCGTGTAGCTGCTGGTGGAGGTGTGTTTAAAAATGATAAAGGCCTTAAGTGCCAGATTCCAGGGGCCAATCTTAATGATATTGCAAACCAGGCAGATGATCTCTTGGAG TCAATGGAATCAAGGCCCACAATTCCTGATCGAAAACTTCTCGCTAGACTAGTTATCGTAAGAGAGGAGGCTCGAAATATGATGGGAGGTGGCCTGTTAGATGAAAGAAATGACCGTGGTTTCACAACGCTTCCTGAGGCAGAG GTGAACTTCTTGAGCAAGCTGGTTGCTCTCAAACCTGGGAAAGCATTGGAGAGGATGATCAAGGATGTTATGCAGGGCAAGGCAGAAGGTGCTGATAACATTGAAAATGCAAATGCTGGACCAGATTCTAAGCTTAATCATCTAACTGGGATATCTGGAAGG GGAAGTGTGACAGGCCTCAAGCCACGGCCAGTCCGTCCAGGAATGTTCCTTGAGACGGTTTCTAAG GTGGTATATATGCAAACAACACATCTGGCATTACAGCACAACATCTAG